A portion of the Oxynema aestuarii AP17 genome contains these proteins:
- a CDS encoding ABC1 kinase family protein: protein MSAISDDSLDRQHSRQHHSRENARSVSGESSSQIEPIEQIQLSVHQQGAYRWNRPNYSRNRRRLEIWAFVLRFLFELWYDSKPWTYRGGYSEEKRARRRKRQAIWIRESMLQLGPTFIKLGQLFSTRSDLFPAEYVEELSKLQDRVPAFSYEQAEAIVEQDFGRQVGELFRAFEPIPLAAASLGQVHKAQLHSGEEVVVKVQRPGLKRLFQIDLAIARTVVRYFDNHPKWGRGRDWIGIYDECYKILYEEIDYLNEGQNADTFRRNFRDRDWVRVPRVYWRYTSPRVLTLEYVPGIKISHYEALEAAGLDRKVLAQLGAEAYLRQLLNHGFFHADPHPGNVAVSPEGALIFYDFGMMGRVRRDIRVKMLDLFFGIAKKNAEDVVTALVELEALSPMDDMGPVRRSIQYILDHLMDKPFEEQSVTAISDDLYAIAYDQPFRFPATFTFVMRAFSTLEGVGKGLDPDFNFMEVAKPFAMQIMSNANSSDRNTFFDELGRQAAQVSSTALGLPGRIEDTIEKLERGDVRVRVRSIETDRVLRRLGSIQMGTNLALLVSAFTLSATILLVNDKIWLALVVALVAIALAGSLIRLLMSVERSDKMF from the coding sequence GTGTCTGCTATCTCTGACGATTCCCTCGACCGCCAGCATTCCCGGCAGCATCATTCCCGAGAGAATGCGCGTTCGGTCAGTGGAGAGAGTTCATCTCAAATCGAACCCATAGAACAAATACAACTGAGCGTACATCAACAAGGGGCGTATCGCTGGAATCGCCCGAACTACTCGCGCAATCGGCGACGCCTGGAAATTTGGGCGTTCGTTTTGCGCTTTCTGTTCGAGTTGTGGTACGACAGCAAACCGTGGACCTATCGCGGCGGTTACAGCGAGGAAAAACGGGCGCGACGGCGCAAGCGACAGGCGATTTGGATTCGCGAGTCGATGTTGCAACTCGGTCCGACCTTTATCAAATTGGGTCAATTGTTCTCGACGCGATCGGATTTATTCCCGGCGGAATATGTCGAGGAACTGTCCAAACTGCAAGACCGAGTTCCGGCGTTTAGCTACGAACAAGCCGAAGCGATTGTCGAGCAAGATTTCGGGCGCCAGGTCGGCGAACTGTTTCGCGCCTTCGAGCCCATCCCCCTCGCCGCAGCCAGTTTGGGGCAAGTTCACAAGGCGCAGTTGCATTCCGGGGAAGAAGTGGTCGTCAAGGTGCAGCGTCCCGGACTGAAGCGCTTGTTTCAAATCGATCTGGCGATCGCGCGAACGGTGGTCCGGTATTTCGATAACCACCCGAAATGGGGACGGGGCCGCGATTGGATCGGCATTTACGACGAATGTTATAAAATCCTCTACGAAGAAATCGACTATCTCAACGAGGGACAAAACGCCGACACCTTCCGGCGCAATTTCCGCGATCGCGACTGGGTGAGGGTTCCGCGCGTTTACTGGCGCTACACGTCCCCCCGCGTCCTCACCCTCGAATACGTTCCCGGGATTAAAATCAGCCACTACGAAGCCCTCGAAGCGGCGGGACTCGATCGCAAAGTCCTCGCCCAACTTGGCGCCGAAGCCTATTTACGCCAGTTACTCAATCACGGCTTTTTCCACGCCGACCCCCATCCCGGTAATGTGGCGGTCAGTCCGGAAGGGGCGTTAATTTTCTACGATTTCGGCATGATGGGACGGGTTCGCCGGGATATCCGCGTGAAAATGCTCGACTTGTTTTTTGGGATTGCCAAGAAAAATGCCGAAGATGTGGTGACGGCGTTGGTGGAATTGGAAGCCCTCTCGCCGATGGACGATATGGGGCCGGTGAGGCGATCGATTCAATACATTCTCGATCACTTGATGGATAAGCCGTTCGAGGAACAGTCGGTGACGGCGATTAGCGACGATCTCTACGCGATCGCCTACGACCAACCTTTCCGGTTTCCCGCCACTTTTACGTTTGTCATGCGCGCCTTTTCCACGTTAGAAGGGGTCGGAAAAGGGTTAGATCCGGACTTCAACTTTATGGAGGTTGCCAAACCTTTTGCAATGCAAATTATGAGTAACGCCAATTCCAGCGATCGCAATACCTTTTTCGACGAACTCGGACGCCAAGCAGCTCAAGTGAGTAGTACGGCCCTGGGTTTACCCGGTCGCATCGAAGATACGATCGAAAAACTCGAACGCGGTGACGTCCGGGTACGGGTACGCTCGATCGAAACCGATCGCGTGCTGCGTCGCCTCGGTAGCATCCAAATGGGAACGAATTTAGCTTTGTTGGTCAGTGCGTTTACCCTGTCGGCGACAATTTTGTTAGTCAACGATAAAA